A single Callithrix jacchus isolate 240 chromosome 4, calJac240_pri, whole genome shotgun sequence DNA region contains:
- the PKIB gene encoding cAMP-dependent protein kinase inhibitor beta isoform X7, protein MDVHFNTLQSQESKSNSGSGSNSRDQKDLAMRTDSSKMTDVEPGVTNFASSARAGRRNALPDIQSLVATGGTSDLPLKLEALSVKEDVKKKDEETTQDKLEKPQNEGNESS, encoded by the exons ATGGATGTGCACTTCAATACCCTTCAGAGTCAGGAGAGCAAAAGCAACAGCGGCTCAGGAAGCAACAGCAGAGACCAGAAAG ATCTTGCTATGAGGACAGATTCATCAAAAATGACTGATGTGGAGCCTGGGGTCACCAATTTTGCATCTTCAGCAAGGGCAGGACGCCGGAATGCTTTACCAGACATCCAGAGTTTAGTTGCCACAGGCGGAACCTCAGATTTGCCCCTCAAACTGGAGGCTCTCTCCGTGAAGGAAG atgtaaagaagaaagatgaagaaacaacACAAGACAAATTGGAAAAGCctcaaaatgaaggaaatgaaagcTCGTAA
- the PKIB gene encoding cAMP-dependent protein kinase inhibitor beta isoform X9 has protein sequence MRTDSSKMTDVEPGVTNFASSARAGRRNALPDIQSLVATGGTSDLPLKLEALSVKEDVKKKDEETTQDKLEKPQNEGNESS, from the exons ATGAGGACAGATTCATCAAAAATGACTGATGTGGAGCCTGGGGTCACCAATTTTGCATCTTCAGCAAGGGCAGGACGCCGGAATGCTTTACCAGACATCCAGAGTTTAGTTGCCACAGGCGGAACCTCAGATTTGCCCCTCAAACTGGAGGCTCTCTCCGTGAAGGAAG atgtaaagaagaaagatgaagaaacaacACAAGACAAATTGGAAAAGCctcaaaatgaaggaaatgaaagcTCGTAA